The DNA region TTTCTATTTATTTTAGGAGTGGTATTTGCCTATATAGTTGTACTGAATTTATCCATTAATTTTTTTGTTTACACAAGTGGTAATTCAGCAACTCCTATGATTTCCATAAGTAAATATGTAGATTTTCTATTTAGTTTTCTGCTACCTTTTGGAATAACCTTTGAACTGCCAATAGCAATTATTATTTTAACACGATTAGGTATAATTACTGCCAGTGAACTTTCAAAGTATAGAAAATATGTTATATTCGCTATATTTATTATTGCAGCCATATTAACTCCACCAGATGTAGTTTCTCAAATTTCAATGGCTATACCCATTATAATTCTCTATGAAATTAGTATTTTAGCATGTAAATTGGTAAAAAAGAGAGTCTGATATAATAATTATACCTTAAACTATATTCAGTAAAATTAATATAATTGTACATATTCAAATGGGATGTGCCACAATGCATAGATATACATTGTAACACATCCCATTTATAATTAATTCATTTGGCCAAATTCCTCTTATTATAACAATACATACAAAGTTCTTCACCGTTTTCCGGTTTTGCAGGTGCACCACATTCTTTACAAATTGCTGATTTAATTTTTGTTTTCACTGGAATAAAGACATTGTGAATATACACCAATTTCATTCCTTCAATTACCTTATCCATACAAACATTTTCACATACTCCACAACTGTCACATTTCCATACGGTATGATTTATAATCCTTGTGCCCTTTTCTCCTTCAGAAATATGAATTGCTTTTTGGGGACATACTTTTTCACAAACTCCACATCCCCAACATCTACTGCCAAATATAGGTGTATACCATCCAAATTTTCCTTGCTTAATACTTAGATATTTAATATTTTTTAATCTGTTTAATAGTACTTTCCTATAAATCATTCCATCTAATTTAATACTTGTATCTTCAGGCAGCAGAGTAGTAATTGTAGTCTTTGATTTTTTCAAAATAAGTGCAAACATGTCCCGTCTAGAAAAATGTTTTTGTGGTATTGGAGACCCGCTATCATTAATAATAATGCGCTGACTGTATAATTCCTCTCCTAAAAATTCCCTTACACGTTTTAGATTTAGTTCTATTAACTCTTCATTAGAAGATTTTTCTAGACAGCTGTCACAATTTCTTCTAATAATTATTACTGGCTTTTCTAAAGCTAGGTAAGCCAATATCTCCCATGGATAGGAAGCTATACAATGTAATTTTACATCACCAGATGTATCTTCCATATTGCAGCCTAAAATGATCTCCTCTCCCTTTATTTCATGAGTACTTAGAATCTTATTCATGGTACTTGAAGAAGGACGTATTGTTCTTGATGGACATACAGAAACACATATATTACAATTAATACATTTATACCAATCAATCTTCTTTAAATTTGTAGATTTTATTATTCCTCTACTGCATGCCGTCTGACATGCTGTACATATCTTTTTCCTCTGATTTTTATTGATACAACGATCATATTCAATAGTTGGATGATTTTCATCTATTAATTTATTAAATAAATAATTTGTTAATAAATCATTTAACATGCTAATACCTCTATTTTATTTTCAGACACCTAAATTTCCTTTGAATCTCAGAATAAAGACTCACTTTAGATTTATATTATCTAATATCTCAATAATAATATCATAATCAATGATTAAAAATTCTTTCAGAATATTTGCCATCTCTGGGTAGTATAATTTGGAAGTTGACTTTTGCATTGCATTTGCAAAATCGGGAATCCATCTTTGAAGATGATATTGCAAGAAATCTTTTTGATCCTTTAACAGCTGAACTACTATTCTCATATTTTCATCTTCAAATGATTTTTGCATTTTTGTACTTAAACAGAAAATGAATTCCAATTCAAGTGCAATATGGTCATCTGCTACGTGAAGATACCTAGTTGGAATAATTCCATGCTTCATATAAATATTACGGACTTGTAAAGTACTTTCCCTGAATAAAATACGTTCCTTTGTTATATATACAGATTCCCAAGGAGGGGCCGGCATTTTTTCTGGTCCAATAAGCAATTTTGTGTACTCCGTTTTAAGCTTATCAATGAAATCATCATTTACTTTATAGACAATAGATTTCAAAAATTCTGCTGCATCCACCATGGAATGATTATCTTGCATATCTAATAACTCCAAAGCATTTATGGTAGTATGACCGGTTACTAATTTTAATTGTTCATGGCTTGGTTCAGCACCAAATACATTGTGAAATATTCCATACAAATAGGTTCTGTTTGCAATAAGTATTTCAATACTTTCTCTTTGATCCATCATATTAAATTCTTCCAATCTTAGTAGTTATAAATATTGTATAGAACAAATATTTGCTTATGATTGCTGATACTATTATAAATGCAACAGCTAAAAGCTTTGCTTCATTTCCCACTTTTATCAAATTTTTTCCATTATATTTTTTCTCTCCAATGCCTTTCCAGAAGAAAAATATAACTGCAAAAACTGCAAATAAATACTTTAATACAACCAATATACCATTTCCATAAAGCAATCTCCCACTGGCAGATGCTGCTCCTAATGCAGATAAATTGGATCTATAAAAAATTTCACTTACAATTTGTACTATTAATGCCGATAATATTGCTGCGCCAATAAATTTTTTAGACTTTTCTGTCTGGTCTCTATAATCAGAGGAATAATATAATATTCCTCCAACCAGAATTACACTAGTATAAAAATTTATAAAGGTTGTTATTCCATTCCAGTAAGGAATACCTGTAAATGTATAAACATTCCCAATGATAGCTATATCTATGAGCCCTATAACTGCTGATAACCAGATAAATATATTTTGTGCCAACTTTGAGGAAGGTTTTACAAATGTTATAATGGCATTTACTACAATTAATGCTATTAATATTCCAAAGAATAAAATTTCTTTAGACAATCCAGTAAGTCCTATAGCCACTGCTAATAGGGTAAGTATAATCTGTATTATCCTTTGAGATGGTTTCACAAATGTAATAATAGCATTTATTACATTTAAAGTTGCCAATATTCCAGAAAATAAAATTGCCCTAGACAGCCAGGAACTTTTAATATTTTTTAAAGTATTCACCATTTTAAATGGCTGACCTAAATTCAACCAATATGCAAATACACCAATAATTATAAATGCTGCTGCTATAATAATAGGTAATTTCTTAATACTATCTTTGTTTTTTAATTTAATAATAGCTAAAAATAATATAATGCCCACTGATGATTCAATTCCTATAGAAAATATTAGTAATCCTAATTCTGACATATTTCATACCTCTCTTTCAACATAAGCCTTTGAATATGCTGCTTTTCTTGGCTTAATCAGCACTGATGGATTTGTAATAGAAGCTGATGGTAAAATTGGTAGTTCACTAACTGCATCTTTTCCATACTTTTTCTTTAAATCATCCAGTTCGCCGAATTCAATACATCGCATAAGGCAGGCATCCACACAAGCAGGATTTTTCCCTTTAGCTACCAGATCCTTACATGCATCACATTTATTTATAATTCCTTTATCCTCTACATATTGTGGTACTCCGTAAGGACAATTCCAAATACAATATTTGCATCCGATACACATATCAGGATCATAATCTACAATTCCGTTTTGTTCCACCTTATGCAGGGCTCCAGTTGGACATCCTTCTGCACACTTAGGATTTTTACAATGATTACAAGTAGTAGAAAGATGATAGATACTTGGATTGGGAAAACTACCTGTTTCAAATGTTTTCACATTACGAAATAAGGTTCCCACTCCCAAACGATTTTTATCCTTACATGCAATTTGACAAGTACGGCATCCTATACATTTTGTCATATCAAAATAAAATCCATATTGACTCATTTTATTTCACACCCTTCTTTAAAATATAATTCGTTGTGGGACATCTACATCATCTGGTATTGGAGAACCTGTCCACTTCTCTAAATTCACATTTTGTGTATTCCAGCCTGAAACTCCTCCACCTGTAGAAATATTACCACATAAATAATTATCTGCTCCTCCTTTATCAATGCCATTAGATTCATCTACATCTGCCCAAGCACCATGTGGAAGTCCAATAACACCCGGAGCAACACGTTCTGTTACGTAAGCGTGACGAAGTGTTTTACCATAGGCACTTGTAATTAAAACAGTATCTCCATTTTTAATTCCATTTTTATCAGCATCCCCTTTTGAAATATAGGCAGGCTGCTTCAAAGCCTCTCTAAGCCATGGGACATTATCATAAATGGAATGAGAGCGTCTAATATAATGAGGATTAATCAACTGGTAAGGATATTTTCCTTTAGTCTTATCATGAAAATCTGAATATGTACTTTCATAGCCATCCCTTGGAGGTACATATTTGGGCAGAGGTGAAACTTCATTATAACCCTGACTGTATAAAATATCAGCTTTTGTCTGGGAATAAATCTCAATCAGCCCCGTGGTAGAATTTAAAGGATTTTTTACAGGATCCTTTATAAATTTTTCATAGGCAATATTTCCATAATTATCTCCATCATGTCTTTCCACTTGATAAATACCATCTGCTAAGAATTTATTTAAAGGAACTCTTCCCGACTGCGGTTTACCTTCACAACCCCATTCTTCTATATCTTTAGCTGTAATCTCTACTAAAGGTTCATAACTCGTACCTTCCTTATTTATTACAGTAGAACTTGCCAATTTGTTAAAAAATCTTTGTTTTTGACTAATTGGGTACATATCTTTTTCTGGAACATCTAACAATTTACCAAGCTGAATATTTACCCACTCGTCATCCTTTGCTTCATAAATAGGTTTTATCACATTGCTGTATACCAACATAATATCACGGTTACATCCAGATGAAGGGAAATTGCCTTCACGTTCCCACCAGGTAGTAATAGGAAGAACAATATCTGCATATTTTGAATTTGTGGTTAAAAATGAGGACTGGCTTAACACAAATTCTACTTTTCGATGCACCTGAATTCCCTGTTTCATACCTTCACGTGTCTGAAGAAGTGCACTTCCACTATGCCATATCATCTGAATATTAATTGGTTTTCTCTCAACTTTCTTTTTTAAATCTACTTTTGATACTACTTTTTTCCAGTCAGCTGGTTTAGCATTAATAGAAGGAAAAACTGAAGAAGGATTATAACTTCCTTCCGAAATTGCTTTCCATCCTTCTGTATCATTTAGATAAAGAGGCGGATAGGTCTTTGCCTTTGACACCATACCATCACTACCGGCAATCACCAATGCCTTTCCAAAATTAGCAGCATTATTCCAGCAGGAGGTACCCGTAGCATGTCCAGATTTACCCATATGTCCTCCCATAGCACCTAGCGTTATAAATAATTGAGGCATTGAATCGCTATCATGAGTACGTGCAGGTGCCCAGGTAGTTAATAATGTAACCTTTGTATTTTTACCTATTCTTCTTGCTAACTTACGAATTGTATCAGCTGGTACACCACAAATTTTTTCTGCCCACTCAGGAGTTTTAGGAACATTATCATATGTACCTAACAGATAGTCTTTAAAATTTTCATTTACCTCTGCATTTGGAGGCATATGCTCTGCATCAAAGCCATAAGTATATCGATTTAGAAAATCCCAATCAATTAATGGGTTTGTCACCGGATCATCTTCCTTGAGCATTATATATGCTAGTGCCAATTGCATCGTCATATCCGTTCCAGGTCTAATTGGAATCCACTCTGCCTCTAAAGTAGCTGCTGTATCTGTATATACCGGATCAATGATTACAAATTTACATCCTCTTTTTTTCATTTCCAAATAAAAATGGGTGGCATTCCCCATGGCGGACCAGGCAGGATTTAAACCAAACCCCACAATAAGTTCTGACTTTTGCAAATCAAATCTATCATTTACTGCATCTCTTACTAAAATTCCATCTCCAACCCCTAAAATATGGGGAATTGCATACCATGCACCATAGGAGCTTGTCCCCCAGTGTGAAACATAGGAACCTAATTTATTTAGTAAAGGGCCAGGCTCAGTACTTGTAGAAAAAATAGATTCCACTCCATACTTATTTTTAACGCGTGTAATTTCATCTGCTATGTATTTTAGCGCCTCGTTCCATGAAATTCTCTCCCATTCATCTTTTCCACGAAGTGATTTATCCCCTCCACCGGGTTTCCAATGTTTACGTTTCATAGGATACTTCAAACGATCAGCACCTTGTGCCTCAAATTGCTCTGCTCTGCCTCTTAGACAAGCTCTTTGCTGAGGATTATCATCAGTATCCTCTCTTAAGTCATCTGTTTTTTGGCGTACCACTACTCCCTCAACTACTAATGCTTTAACTAAACATTTTCCTCCACAATTGTGCCAACAGGCTGCTGCAACCCATTTCCCAGTATCTGTATTAATATGAGCTACATCTTTTTTATCCAACGTTGTTTCTTTTAATGTGTTATCATAAGCTACTAAAGGCAAACCTGCAACAGCCGCTGCAACAGCTGCACTTCCTTTAAGAAACTTCCTTCGATCTATCTTGGTGTTTATTAATTTGTTTATAAAATTACTCATGGCACTGATACCTCCTCATCTTTAAAATTTAAAAATAATTATCAATATTGTTATAGTTAATTTGTACATAGTTGCTTTTTATCTTTAAATTTAAACAATGTAAAAAGACTAATCTTTCTTAAACTACTTTAAGAAAGATTAGTCTCTAGTTTTCTAGTCAACCATACCATTATCATTAATTGTTATTTCCATTTAATCTTTACAACCAAATAATACATATTATTTGTATTTGTTTACTATTATATTATCGTTAATTTTTCATTTCATGTCAATATATTATTAAAAAAATTAGAACTTTTCTATAGTTTATATTATTAAATTGTAATTTTTTCTAAATTTATCTATATATCAGCAAATCGCAGGCTAATTTTATTTATAAACATTTTTTAAAATATAATTCGTTGTGGAATATTCACATCATCTGGCAATGGAGAACCTGTCCATTTCTCTAGATCTACATTTTGTGTATTCCAACCTGAAACCCCGGCACCAGTAGAAATATTTCCGCATAAATAATTATCTGCCCCTGCTTTATCAATGCCATTAGATTCGTCTACATCTACCCAGGAACCATGAGGAAGTCCAATAACTCCTGGAACAATACGTTCTGTTACGTAAGCGTGACGAAGTGTTTTACCATAAGCACTTGTAATTAAAACGGTATCTCCATTTTTAATTTTCTTCTCATCAGCGTCTCGTTTTGAAATATAAGCAGGCTGCTTCATAGCCTCACGAAGCCATGGAACATTATCATAAATAGTATGAGAACGCCTTGGATAATGGGGATTAATTAACTGATAGGGATATTTCCCTTTAGTCTTATTCTCAAGATTCAAATATGTGTTTTCATAGCCATTCTTTGGAGATACATATTTGGGTAAAGGCGAAATCTCACTATAACCCTGACTATATAAAATATCAGCTTTTGTCTGAGAATAAATTTCAATCAATCCTGTTGCTGAATTTAAAGGATTTTTTACAGGGTCATTTCTAAATTTTTCATAGGCAATATTTCCATAATTATCTCCATCATGTCTCTCTACTTGATAAATACCATCTGCTAAGAATTTATTCAAAGGAACCCGTCCCGATTGTAGCTTACCTTCACAACCCCATTCTTCTATGTCTTTAGATGTAATCTCTACTAAGGGCTCATACCCTGTACCTTCCTTATTTATTACAGTGGAATTTGCCAATTTATTAAAAAATCTTTGTTTTTCACTGATTGGGTACATATCTTTTTCTGGAACATCTAACAATTTACCAAGCTGAATATTTACCCACTCGTCATCCTTTGCTTCATAAATAGGTTTTATCACATTGCTGTATACAAGCATAATATCACGGTTGCATGATGGTGCAAAATTACCTCCACGCTCCCACCAGGTAGTAATAGGAAGAACAATATCTGCATATTTTGAATTTGTGGTCAAAAATGAAGACTGACTTAATACAAATTCTACTTTACGATGTACCTGAATTCCCTGCTTCATACCTTCACGTGATTGAAGAATTGCATTTGCACTATGCCATATCATCTGGATATTAATTGGTTTTTTCTCAACTTTCTTTGTCAGGTCTACTTTTGATAATAACTTTTTCCAATCAGCTGGTTTACCATTAATAGAAGGAAAAACCGCAGAAGGGTTATAACTTCCCTCCAAAATTGCTTTCCAACCTTCTGTATCATTTAAATAAAGAGGTGTATAGGTCTTTGCCTTTGATACCATACCATCGCTACCAGCAACCACCAAGGCTTTTCCAAAGTTTCCACAAGTACCTGAACAAGAAACACCGGTATTATGGCCCGATTTACCAATATGACCACCCATAGCACCCAGTGTTATAAATAATTGTGGCAATGAATCACTATCATAAGTACGTGCAGATGCCCAACTAGTTAGCAGTGAAACTCTTGTATTTTTACCTATGCGCCTTGCTAACTTACGAGTTGTATCAGAAGACACACCACAGATTTCTTCTGCCCACTCAGGAGTTTTAGGAATATTATCATATTTGCCTAACAAATAGTCCTTAAAATTTTCGTTTACTATTGCATCTGGAGGCATATGTTCTGCATCAAAGCCATAAGTACAGCAATTTAGAAAATCCCAATCAATTAATGGGTTTTTTACCGGGTCATCTTCCTGCAGCATTGTATATGCCAGTGCCAATTGAAGTGTCATATCAGTTCCAGGTTTAATTGGAATCCACTCTGCCTCTAAAGTAGCTGCTGTATCTGTATATACCGGATCAATAATTACGAATTTACATCCTTTTTTCTTCATTTCCAAATACCAGTGCGTTTGATTTCCAAAGGAAGACCAGGCAGGATTTAAACCAAACCCCACAACTAACTCTGATTTTTGCAAATCAAATCTGTCATTTATTTTGTCTTTTACTACACCTCCATCTCCTATACCCAGAATATGAGGAACTGCATGCCATGCCCCATAAGATGTAGTCCCCCAATGAGAAACATAAGGCCCTATTTTATTTAATAAAGCAGCAGGCTCAATACTTGTAGAAAAAATAGATTCCACTCCATACTTATTTTTAATCCGTATAATTTCATCTGCTATATATTTTAGCGCCTCATTCCATGAAATTCTCTCCCATTCATCTTTTCCACGAAGTGATTTATCCCCTCCGCCGGGTTTCCAATGTTTACGTTTCATAGGATACTTCAAACGATCAGCACCCTGTGCCTCAAATTGCTCCGCTCTACCTCTTAGACAAGCTCTTTGCTGAGGATTATCATCAGTATCCTCTCTTAAGTCATCTGTTTTTTGGCGTACCACTACTCCCTCAACTACTAATGCCTTGACCAAACATCTTCCTCCACAATTGTGCCAGCATGCCGCTGCAACCCATTTTCCAGTATCTGTATTAATATGACCTACATCTTTCTCCTTCAACGTTGTTTCTTTTAATGTGTTATCATAAGCTACTAAAGGCAAACCTGCAACAGCCGCTGCAACGGCAGCACTTCCTTTAAGAAATTTTCTTCTATCTACTTTAGTATTTACTAATTTGTCTATAAAATTACTCATAGCACTAATATACCCCCTTATCATAATAGTTTGAAACAATGTATATATTACTATGGTTAATATTCATAGCTTTATTATGCTTAAATATGCTTAAATTTAAATAACATAAAAAGACTAATCTTTTTTAAATTAATCTAAAAAAGATTAGTCTCTAGTTTTCTAGTCAACCATAATAATATTATTTTACTATTCTATCCGATAACTAGCCGCCGTAACACTTCACCTTTAGAAAAGCAGAGAACTAAAATCTTTGATTTTATGTGAATCGCTTTCGCAGAGTGCGGTGGATATGTGACATATGCATGTCCCTGCATAATTCATCTAAACTCAGTTAAAATACAAACTCCTACTGAATAAGATTCATTGATAATCAAATAGAATATGTTATTTATATTTATTTGTTATTATACCATATAATCGTTAATTTTTCATTTTATAGTAATATAATTATTGAAAAATTTAACATTTTTTAAGATCTCAGCTTATTTAATTTTAATTAGCTAAGATTTATTAATGGCAAACTAATTTTATTTCTAATTTATTAGCTTTACAAAATAAAATAACGTATGTAGATTTTTATGTAAATCCACATACGTTCATAAATAATTTATCATAATATTTAATCATTAGATATTAACTCTATATTCTAACTTCCCCCACAGTCCCTGTTGTCATATCCAAAGCAGCTGGTTTTGGAAGTTCTATACCTATAGTTTCCTTTATCACATCTTCAATAGTTTCCACAGGAATGAATTGTAATTCATTTTTAACATCTTCAGGAACATCCATTAAGTCTTTTTCATTGCCCTTTGGTAAAATAACACGTTTTATTCCTGCACGATGGGCTGCTAATACTTTTTCTTTGATTCCACCTACCGGAAGTACTGCACCTCTTAATGAAATTTCACCTGTCATTGCCAGTTTAGGATCTACTTTATGGCCTGTTACCAATGAAGCAATGGTTGTAAACAATGCTACTCCTGCAGATGGTCCATCTTTTGGAATAGCTCCTGCTGGTACATGAAGATGTAAATCATTTTTATTGAATTCAACATTTTTTGAACTAAAAGCTAATCTTGAACGAATAAGGCTTTGAGAAATCTTAGCAGATTCCCTCATTACATCTCCCAATTGACCTGTAAGAATCAATTGTCCATTTCCCGGCATAAGCACTCCTTCAATGAATAAAATTTCTCCTCCTACTGGAGTCCAAGCTAGTCCTGTTACAACTCCTGGTGGATTATTTTCACCAACCTTATCATGGTCAGCAATTTCATGTCCCAAAATATCAAAGAGCATGTCCTCTTTAACTACATAAGGCAAATCTACCTTGCCAAGTACAATTTTTTCCGATACCACTCTTGCCACTGCTGACAATTGACGTTTAAGACTTCTTACACCAGCTTCTCTAGTGTACTTCTCAACAATTGCCTTTAAAGCTTCATCTTCAATTTGCAGCTGATTATTATTTAGTCCATGTTCCTGCAATACCTCGTCCCACAAATGTTCCTTTGTAATATGAAACTTTTCCTGACCTGTATAGCTGCTTATATCTATAATCTCCATACGATCTCTCAAAGGTCCCGGTATATCTCTCAAGGAATTTGCTGTTGCAATAAAGAACACATCTGATAAATCATAAGGTACTTCTAAATAGTGATCTGAAAAAGTATTATTCTGTTCAGGATCCAAAACTTCCAGCAGTGCACTGGCAGGATCGCCGCTTACAGATGCCATCATCTTATCAACTTCATCTAAAATAAATACTGGATTCTTTTCACCTGCACGTTTCATTCCCTGAATAATTCTTCCTGGTAATGCACCAATGTAAGTTCTTCTGTGCCCTCTGATTTCTGCTTCATCTCTAACTCCACCAAGGCTTATTCTGACATATTTACGCTGGAGAGCTTCTGCAATACTTTTACCTAAACTTGTTTTGCCAACCCCAGGAGGTCCTACTAATAATAAAATTGATCCCTGTTTATTTTGTTTCAATTTCATCATTACTAAATGCTGAATTATACGATCTTTAACTTTATCAAGTCCATAGTGCCTCTCATTTAATATTTTTCTTGCAGCTTCTATATCTATGTCCTTAATTTCATTCTTCTTCCAAGGTAAACTTATCAGTAAGTCAAGATAATTTACAATAACATTTCCTTCAGAACTGCCAGAACCCTGTCTCTCTAATTTACTCAATTCCTCCAGTGCAATTACCTTAACATCTTCAGGCATATTAGCTTCCTCTATTAATACCCTGTAATCTTTTTTATTGCCTGATGACTCATTTCCTTCTGATTCATTTAATTCTTCCTGAATTGCTTTAAGCTGCTGCCTAAGCATATTTTCTCTGTAATTTTTATTAACTTTATCATTGAACTTTGCTGCCAATTCCATTTGAAATTTTATGGATTCTTTTTGATCTATGAGTATATCTAAAAATCTCAAACTTTTCTTTTTCAATGAACGGATTTCCATGAATTCCTGTTTTTCTTCATAGGATAAATTCATAAATGGAAATACGTAAGCAATAATATTTGTAATGTTATCTAATTTATTTATATATTCTACATAGGTTTCTGAACCTCTAAAATTTTCACTAATTTCAGAAACTAAAGTTTTAATATAATTCATCATCTCTATTTGATTTTTTTCATCTAAATCTATAATATCAGGAATGAGTTTATAGGTTACTTTGTAATTTTCACCATCTGGAATAAATTCTTCTACTTCAGCTCTTTCAACTACATCTATAGTAAATTCATAACCATCTTTTGATATTTTTCTATCTTCAACTTTAATTA from Clostridium pasteurianum BC1 includes:
- a CDS encoding 4Fe-4S dicluster domain-containing protein: MLNDLLTNYLFNKLIDENHPTIEYDRCINKNQRKKICTACQTACSRGIIKSTNLKKIDWYKCINCNICVSVCPSRTIRPSSSTMNKILSTHEIKGEEIILGCNMEDTSGDVKLHCIASYPWEILAYLALEKPVIIIRRNCDSCLEKSSNEELIELNLKRVREFLGEELYSQRIIINDSGSPIPQKHFSRRDMFALILKKSKTTITTLLPEDTSIKLDGMIYRKVLLNRLKNIKYLSIKQGKFGWYTPIFGSRCWGCGVCEKVCPQKAIHISEGEKGTRIINHTVWKCDSCGVCENVCMDKVIEGMKLVYIHNVFIPVKTKIKSAICKECGAPAKPENGEELCMYCYNKRNLAK
- a CDS encoding TorD/DmsD family molecular chaperone; amino-acid sequence: MMDQRESIEILIANRTYLYGIFHNVFGAEPSHEQLKLVTGHTTINALELLDMQDNHSMVDAAEFLKSIVYKVNDDFIDKLKTEYTKLLIGPEKMPAPPWESVYITKERILFRESTLQVRNIYMKHGIIPTRYLHVADDHIALELEFIFCLSTKMQKSFEDENMRIVVQLLKDQKDFLQYHLQRWIPDFANAMQKSTSKLYYPEMANILKEFLIIDYDIIIEILDNINLK
- a CDS encoding DmsC/YnfH family molybdoenzyme membrane anchor subunit, which translates into the protein MSELGLLIFSIGIESSVGIILFLAIIKLKNKDSIKKLPIIIAAAFIIIGVFAYWLNLGQPFKMVNTLKNIKSSWLSRAILFSGILATLNVINAIITFVKPSQRIIQIILTLLAVAIGLTGLSKEILFFGILIALIVVNAIITFVKPSSKLAQNIFIWLSAVIGLIDIAIIGNVYTFTGIPYWNGITTFINFYTSVILVGGILYYSSDYRDQTEKSKKFIGAAILSALIVQIVSEIFYRSNLSALGAASASGRLLYGNGILVVLKYLFAVFAVIFFFWKGIGEKKYNGKNLIKVGNEAKLLAVAFIIVSAIISKYLFYTIFITTKIGRI
- a CDS encoding 4Fe-4S dicluster domain-containing protein, with translation MSQYGFYFDMTKCIGCRTCQIACKDKNRLGVGTLFRNVKTFETGSFPNPSIYHLSTTCNHCKNPKCAEGCPTGALHKVEQNGIVDYDPDMCIGCKYCIWNCPYGVPQYVEDKGIINKCDACKDLVAKGKNPACVDACLMRCIEFGELDDLKKKYGKDAVSELPILPSASITNPSVLIKPRKAAYSKAYVEREV
- a CDS encoding molybdopterin-dependent oxidoreductase, which produces MSNFINKLINTKIDRRKFLKGSAAVAAAVAGLPLVAYDNTLKETTLDKKDVAHINTDTGKWVAAACWHNCGGKCLVKALVVEGVVVRQKTDDLREDTDDNPQQRACLRGRAEQFEAQGADRLKYPMKRKHWKPGGGDKSLRGKDEWERISWNEALKYIADEITRVKNKYGVESIFSTSTEPGPLLNKLGSYVSHWGTSSYGAWYAIPHILGVGDGILVRDAVNDRFDLQKSELIVGFGLNPAWSAMGNATHFYLEMKKRGCKFVIIDPVYTDTAATLEAEWIPIRPGTDMTMQLALAYIMLKEDDPVTNPLIDWDFLNRYTYGFDAEHMPPNAEVNENFKDYLLGTYDNVPKTPEWAEKICGVPADTIRKLARRIGKNTKVTLLTTWAPARTHDSDSMPQLFITLGAMGGHMGKSGHATGTSCWNNAANFGKALVIAGSDGMVSKAKTYPPLYLNDTEGWKAISEGSYNPSSVFPSINAKPADWKKVVSKVDLKKKVERKPINIQMIWHSGSALLQTREGMKQGIQVHRKVEFVLSQSSFLTTNSKYADIVLPITTWWEREGNFPSSGCNRDIMLVYSNVIKPIYEAKDDEWVNIQLGKLLDVPEKDMYPISQKQRFFNKLASSTVINKEGTSYEPLVEITAKDIEEWGCEGKPQSGRVPLNKFLADGIYQVERHDGDNYGNIAYEKFIKDPVKNPLNSTTGLIEIYSQTKADILYSQGYNEVSPLPKYVPPRDGYESTYSDFHDKTKGKYPYQLINPHYIRRSHSIYDNVPWLREALKQPAYISKGDADKNGIKNGDTVLITSAYGKTLRHAYVTERVAPGVIGLPHGAWADVDESNGIDKGGADNYLCGNISTGGGVSGWNTQNVNLEKWTGSPIPDDVDVPQRIIF
- a CDS encoding molybdopterin-dependent oxidoreductase, producing the protein MSNFIDKLVNTKVDRRKFLKGSAAVAAAVAGLPLVAYDNTLKETTLKEKDVGHINTDTGKWVAAACWHNCGGRCLVKALVVEGVVVRQKTDDLREDTDDNPQQRACLRGRAEQFEAQGADRLKYPMKRKHWKPGGGDKSLRGKDEWERISWNEALKYIADEIIRIKNKYGVESIFSTSIEPAALLNKIGPYVSHWGTTSYGAWHAVPHILGIGDGGVVKDKINDRFDLQKSELVVGFGLNPAWSSFGNQTHWYLEMKKKGCKFVIIDPVYTDTAATLEAEWIPIKPGTDMTLQLALAYTMLQEDDPVKNPLIDWDFLNCCTYGFDAEHMPPDAIVNENFKDYLLGKYDNIPKTPEWAEEICGVSSDTTRKLARRIGKNTRVSLLTSWASARTYDSDSLPQLFITLGAMGGHIGKSGHNTGVSCSGTCGNFGKALVVAGSDGMVSKAKTYTPLYLNDTEGWKAILEGSYNPSAVFPSINGKPADWKKLLSKVDLTKKVEKKPINIQMIWHSANAILQSREGMKQGIQVHRKVEFVLSQSSFLTTNSKYADIVLPITTWWERGGNFAPSCNRDIMLVYSNVIKPIYEAKDDEWVNIQLGKLLDVPEKDMYPISEKQRFFNKLANSTVINKEGTGYEPLVEITSKDIEEWGCEGKLQSGRVPLNKFLADGIYQVERHDGDNYGNIAYEKFRNDPVKNPLNSATGLIEIYSQTKADILYSQGYSEISPLPKYVSPKNGYENTYLNLENKTKGKYPYQLINPHYPRRSHTIYDNVPWLREAMKQPAYISKRDADEKKIKNGDTVLITSAYGKTLRHAYVTERIVPGVIGLPHGSWVDVDESNGIDKAGADNYLCGNISTGAGVSGWNTQNVDLEKWTGSPLPDDVNIPQRIIF